The following coding sequences are from one Nilaparvata lugens isolate BPH chromosome 4, ASM1435652v1, whole genome shotgun sequence window:
- the LOC111058013 gene encoding dnaJ homolog subfamily B member 13-like, producing the protein MGIDYYGVLGLTRNCDDLQIKKAYRKRAIETNPERNAGGALKELFVLIGEAYDVLSQPKWRAVYDQYGEEGMKKGVPSPQGWIPPYAYHGDPVRTYQEFFGTSSPYADILQLELPTMDEWRGRALKKKGPPLVQPLQLTLKELYLGAIKKMKIKRRVFADNLEETTIVKYEVLTIPIRPGLPPGTEIVFPEKGDCGHSTIPGDIIFVTEDLPHSNFRREGINLLTTVDIDLQEALTGKTIDLETLDQRQIRVPITQVVYQDYVKVVHSEGMPYVDDPDRYGDLLIDFRIKFPVYLPEESKRFIKRAMAMPGTDGQQLADLVLQYIGPKEGSTRCPPNSLWDRI; encoded by the exons ATGGGAATAGATTACTACGGAGTACTGGGACTCACACGCAACTGTGATGACCTGCAAATCAAAAAAGCTTACCGAAAACGGGCAATAGAAACAAATCCTGAGAGAAACGCTGGAGGAGCTCTCAAAGAGCTGTTTGTTTTGATTGGTGAGGCCTACGATGTGCTGAGTCAGCCCAAATGGAGAGCGGTCTACGATCAGTACGGCGAAGAGGGAATGAAAAAAGGAGTGCCGAGTCCTCAGGGATGGATACCTCCCTACGCTTATCACGGAGACCCAGTCAGAACCTATCAGGAATTTTTTGGAACATCTTCACCCTATGCAGATATCCTACAGTTGGAACTACCCACAATGGATG AATGGAGAGGAAGAGCTCTAAAGAAAAAAGGTCCTCCACTAGTTCAACCCCTCCAACTCACCTTGAAAGAACTTTACTTGGGTGCcatcaaaaaaatgaaaatcaaacgCCGGGTTTTTGCCGACAATTTGGAAGAGACCACCATTGTGAAGTACGAAGTCCTGACCATTCCAATCAGGCCTGGTCTGCCACCAGGTACGGAGATAGTGTTTCCGGAAAAAGGCGACTGTGGTCATTCTACTATCCCAGgagatattatttttgtaaccGAGGATCTACCACACAGCAATTTTCGGCGTGAAGGCATCAATCTTCTGACAACAGTCGACATAGATTTACAGGAGGCATTGACTGGCAAAACAATTGACTTGGAAACTCTCGATCAACGACAGATTCGAGTGCCTATAACACAAGTTGTCTACCAAGATTATGTGAAG GTGGTGCATTCGGAAGGCATGCCTTACGTGGATGATCCAGACCGCTATGGTGATTTGCTAATCGACTTTCGGATTAAATTTCCTGTTTATCTGCCAGAGGAGAGTAAACGATTCATCAAGAGAGCCATGGCAATGCCTGGAACTGATGGCCAACAGCTAGCTGATCTTGTTCTCCAATACATTGGCCCTAAGGAGGGATCAACAAGATGCCCACCAAACAGCTTATGGGATAGGATATGA